One genomic region from Thunnus maccoyii chromosome 16, fThuMac1.1, whole genome shotgun sequence encodes:
- the mrpl33 gene encoding 39S ribosomal protein L33, mitochondrial has translation MFLTTVNLAKAKSKTVLVQMMSAAGTGYFFNTKRNRLRDKLVLRKHDPFVNKHVLFFEKRKIKSI, from the exons ATGTTTCTTACCACCGTTAACT TGGCCAAGGCAAAGTCCAA GACGGTGCTGGTGCAGATGATGAGCGCTGCTGGGACAGGTTACTTCTTCAACACCAAGAGGAACCGGCTCAGGGACAAACTGGTGCTGCGCAAACATGATCCATTTG TGAACAAGCACGTCCTATTCTTTGAGAAGAGGAAGATCAAATCGATTTAA